The Vicia villosa cultivar HV-30 ecotype Madison, WI unplaced genomic scaffold, Vvil1.0 ctg.000316F_1_1_1, whole genome shotgun sequence genome contains a region encoding:
- the LOC131626653 gene encoding protein IQ-DOMAIN 19-like isoform X1, which produces MHVLTVMGKTSKWFRNLLKGKKDKDKEKEKEDCGNGTENPTTPISATPKEKRRWSFRRLSASKEVHVAESSVASSVTLQTVTDSQNYQRKHVMDVAAADGVIFLNSCFNGGTTRSIEVAAAIKIQSVFRSYLARKALCALRGIVMLQALVRGHLVRKQATETLRCMQALVLAQARACAQRARMLSEEKANQKHATYRKATEGSLFMHMFNEIERGLEENIKTVEMDVCESKGNSRGRNNTTNHEHHGFSEHRLSAYYSPNGSYSKKENYKVSPTPSARTDSSPKACSGYLEDGSFTTAQNSPYYYSAVSRADDSKLPFSFTRQPYEESMANEYPLFPNYMANTESSRAKVRSQSAPKQRPDSYERQPSRRRASVEGRNVPRPVRMLRSSSHVGATAQNYQYPWSVKLDRTSASLNDNDCGSTSTVLTNSNYCRSLVSYNPHGPK; this is translated from the exons ATGCATGTTTTGACAGTGATGGGGAAGACAAGCAAATGGTTTAGGAATCTTTTGAAAGGGAAGAAAGACaaagacaaagaaaaagagaagGAAGATTGTGGAAATGGAACAGAAAATCCAACTACTCCAATCTCAGCAACACCGAAGGAGAAAAGAAGATGGAGTTTCAGAAGATTGTCAGCTTCTAAGGAAGTTCATGTTGCAGAATCTAGTGTCGCTTCTTCGGTGACATTACAAACTGTCACAGATTCTCAGAATTATCAGAGGAAGCATGTCATGGATGTTGCTGCTGCAGATGGTGTGATCTTCTtgaattcttgtttcaatggaggAACTACAAGGAGTATTGAAGTGGCTGCTGCTATTAAAATTCAATCTGTCTTTAGATCCTACTTG GCAAGAAAGGCATTGTGTGCTCTTAGAGGAATAGTGATGCTGCAAGCACTAGTAAGAGGTCACTTAGTGAGAAAACAAGCAACTGAAACACTGAGATGCATGCAAGCTTTGGTCTTAGCACAAGCAAGAGCTTGTGCTCAAAGGGCTAGAATGTTATCAGAAGAAAAGGCTAATCAAAAGCATGCAACCTACAGAAAAGCCACAGAGGGCAGCTTATTCATGCATATGTTTAAT GAAATAGAAAGAGGCTTAGAAGAGAATATAAAGACAGTGGAGATGGATGTTTGTGAATCTAAAGGCAACTCAAGAGGCAGAAACAACACTACAAATCATGAACACCATGGATTCTCTGAACACAGACTTTCAGCATATTATTCACCAAATGGTTCATACTCaaagaaagaaaactacaaagtatCACCTACACCATCCGCACGAACCGACTCAAGTCCAAAAGCATGCAGTGGATATTTGGAGGACGGTTCCTTCACTACAGCACAGAACAGTCCCTATTACTACTCAGCAGTTTCAAGAGCAGATGATTCAAAGCTTCCTTTTTCTTTCACTAGACAACCCTATGAAGAATCCATGGCCAATGAATATCCATTATTTCCAAACTACATGGCTAACACAGAATCATCAAGAGCTAAAGTAAGATCGCAGAGTGCACCGAAGCAAAGACCGGACTCATATGAAAGGCAACCGAGTCGGCGAAGAGCTTCTGTGGAAGGAAGAAATGTTCCAAGACCTGTGAGGATGTTGAGATCATCTTCACATGTTGGGGCCACTGCACAAAATTATCAATATCCATGGTCAGTAAAGCTTGATAGGACCTCAGCTTCACTCAATGACAATGACTGTGGCTCTACAAGTACAGTACTAACAAACTCTAACTATTGCAGATCTCTTGTTTCATATAAT CCTCATGGACCCAAGTGA
- the LOC131626653 gene encoding protein IQ-DOMAIN 19-like isoform X2 codes for MGKTSKWFRNLLKGKKDKDKEKEKEDCGNGTENPTTPISATPKEKRRWSFRRLSASKEVHVAESSVASSVTLQTVTDSQNYQRKHVMDVAAADGVIFLNSCFNGGTTRSIEVAAAIKIQSVFRSYLARKALCALRGIVMLQALVRGHLVRKQATETLRCMQALVLAQARACAQRARMLSEEKANQKHATYRKATEGSLFMHMFNEIERGLEENIKTVEMDVCESKGNSRGRNNTTNHEHHGFSEHRLSAYYSPNGSYSKKENYKVSPTPSARTDSSPKACSGYLEDGSFTTAQNSPYYYSAVSRADDSKLPFSFTRQPYEESMANEYPLFPNYMANTESSRAKVRSQSAPKQRPDSYERQPSRRRASVEGRNVPRPVRMLRSSSHVGATAQNYQYPWSVKLDRTSASLNDNDCGSTSTVLTNSNYCRSLVSYNPHGPK; via the exons ATGGGGAAGACAAGCAAATGGTTTAGGAATCTTTTGAAAGGGAAGAAAGACaaagacaaagaaaaagagaagGAAGATTGTGGAAATGGAACAGAAAATCCAACTACTCCAATCTCAGCAACACCGAAGGAGAAAAGAAGATGGAGTTTCAGAAGATTGTCAGCTTCTAAGGAAGTTCATGTTGCAGAATCTAGTGTCGCTTCTTCGGTGACATTACAAACTGTCACAGATTCTCAGAATTATCAGAGGAAGCATGTCATGGATGTTGCTGCTGCAGATGGTGTGATCTTCTtgaattcttgtttcaatggaggAACTACAAGGAGTATTGAAGTGGCTGCTGCTATTAAAATTCAATCTGTCTTTAGATCCTACTTG GCAAGAAAGGCATTGTGTGCTCTTAGAGGAATAGTGATGCTGCAAGCACTAGTAAGAGGTCACTTAGTGAGAAAACAAGCAACTGAAACACTGAGATGCATGCAAGCTTTGGTCTTAGCACAAGCAAGAGCTTGTGCTCAAAGGGCTAGAATGTTATCAGAAGAAAAGGCTAATCAAAAGCATGCAACCTACAGAAAAGCCACAGAGGGCAGCTTATTCATGCATATGTTTAAT GAAATAGAAAGAGGCTTAGAAGAGAATATAAAGACAGTGGAGATGGATGTTTGTGAATCTAAAGGCAACTCAAGAGGCAGAAACAACACTACAAATCATGAACACCATGGATTCTCTGAACACAGACTTTCAGCATATTATTCACCAAATGGTTCATACTCaaagaaagaaaactacaaagtatCACCTACACCATCCGCACGAACCGACTCAAGTCCAAAAGCATGCAGTGGATATTTGGAGGACGGTTCCTTCACTACAGCACAGAACAGTCCCTATTACTACTCAGCAGTTTCAAGAGCAGATGATTCAAAGCTTCCTTTTTCTTTCACTAGACAACCCTATGAAGAATCCATGGCCAATGAATATCCATTATTTCCAAACTACATGGCTAACACAGAATCATCAAGAGCTAAAGTAAGATCGCAGAGTGCACCGAAGCAAAGACCGGACTCATATGAAAGGCAACCGAGTCGGCGAAGAGCTTCTGTGGAAGGAAGAAATGTTCCAAGACCTGTGAGGATGTTGAGATCATCTTCACATGTTGGGGCCACTGCACAAAATTATCAATATCCATGGTCAGTAAAGCTTGATAGGACCTCAGCTTCACTCAATGACAATGACTGTGGCTCTACAAGTACAGTACTAACAAACTCTAACTATTGCAGATCTCTTGTTTCATATAAT CCTCATGGACCCAAGTGA
- the LOC131626654 gene encoding U-box domain-containing protein 70-like codes for MAETKEASSSEMSLKDQGNEFFKSGKYLKAAALYTQAIKKDPSNPTLYSNRAAALLQLDKLNKALDDADMTIKLKPQWEKGHFRRGCILEALKRYDDALASFQIASQYNPQSQEVSKKIKKINQLAKDSKRAQEVENMRSNVDMAKHLDTLKHELSEKYGSEESWKDKLSFLVETMETAVKSWHETSSVDARVYFLPDKEKTQTDKYPPIVNIDKAFETPETHSSCFSFLRQYAEESFSQAACLVTAKNIIAYPQVWKGQGSRKWKHAQNDGFFVQLESPSLRKLWFIPSSNEKGQTLCRDPEVLDIGSHEVVPRLFKEKTTRA; via the exons ATGGCAGAAACAAAAGAAGCATCAAGTTCGGAGATGTCTCTGAAAGATCAAGGAAACGAGTTTTTCAAGTCCGGCAAGTATCTCAAAGCTGCTGCACTCTACACTCAAGCCATCAAAAAAGACCCTTCAAATCCCACTCTTTATAG TAACCGTGCTGCAGCATTGCTGCAATTGGATAAGCTTAACAAAGCTCTCGATGATGCTGACATGACAATTAAATTAAAACCCCAATGGGAAaag GGACATTTCCGGAGGGGATGCATATTGGAGGCCTTGAAACGATATGATGAT GCATTAGCTTCCTTTCAGATCGCTTCGCAGTATAACCCACAAAGTCAAGAAGTATCAAAAAAGATAAAGAAGATAAACCAACTAGCGAAAGATAGCAAGCGAGCTCAAGAAGTGGAGAATATGAGATCAAATGTTGACATGGCCAAACATTTAGATACATTGAAACATGAATTG TCTGAAAAGTATGGATCTGAAGAAAGCTGGAAAGACAAGTTATCGTTCCTTGTTGAGACCATGGAAACTGCTGTAAAATCATGGCATGAAACTTCTTCAGTGGATGCTAGAGTTTACTTTCTTCCTGACAAAGAAAAGACACAGACCGATAAGTATCCCCCAATTGTGAACATTGATAAG GCCTTTGAAACACCAGAAACACACAGCAGCTGCTTTTCATTTCTTAGGCAGTATGCCGAGGAGTCTTTCTCCCAAGCAGCCTGCTTAGTGACTGCTAAAAACATCATTGCTTATCCGCAG GTCTGGAAAGGCCAAGGGTCAAGGAAATGGAAACATGCACAGAATGATGGTTTCTTTGTTCAACTCGAGTCTCCTTCGCTGAGAAAGTTGTGGTTTATTCCCAGTTCAAATGAAAAGGGACAGACACTGTGCAG GGATCCAGAAGTTTTGGACATTGGTTCTCATGAAGTTGTTCCTCGCTTGTTCAAAGAAAAGACGACCCGTGCTTAA
- the LOC131626630 gene encoding dirigent protein 18-like, whose amino-acid sequence MEFLTIVSLAMLATFSHLTISITAVNPIAATGKEPIIELYMHDILGGSNPTARPVTGLLGNIYSGQVPFATPIGFNTPAGGTLIPNANGANPTVNGVTGIPLGTGLAGTSFAPNNNNNQNNVQTQLGPDGLGLGFGTITVIDDILTAQPELGSQIVGKAQGVYVASSADGSRQMMVFTALFEGGEYGDSLNFYGLYKIGSTMSRLSVIGGTGKFKNARGFAELRPLIPPGQIATDGAETLLRMSVHLTY is encoded by the coding sequence ATGGAATTTCTGACTATAGTTTCTTTAGCAATGTTGGCAACCTTTTCTCATTTGACAATATCTATAACAGCAGTTAACCCTATTGCAGCCACAGGGAAAGAACCAATCATTGAGTTATACATGCATGACATTCTTGGTGGAAGCAACCCAACGGCTCGACCGGTAACCGGTTTGCTAGGCAACATATACAGTGGTCAAGTCCCCTTTGCAACTCCGATTGGATTCAACACTCCGGCAGGTGGAACTCTCATCCCTAATGCCAATGGTGCCAATCCAACCGTCAATGGCGTTACCGGTATCCCGTTAGGAACTGGTTTAGCCGGTACTTCCTTTGCACCAAACAATAATAACAACCAAAACAATGTTCAAACGCAGTTAGGACCTGATGGACTTGGATTAGGGTTTGGTACAATAACTGTTATTGATGATATACTTACAGCTCAACCTGAGTTAGGTTCTCAAATAGTTGGAAAAGCTCAAGGTGTTTATGTGGCAAGTTCAGCAGATGGGAGTAGACAGATGATGGTATTCACAGCTTTGTTTGAAGGAGGAGAATATGGAGATAGCTTGAATTTTTATGGTTTGTATAAGATAGGAAGTACAATGTCGCGATTATCGGTAATAGGAGGCACGGGAAAGTTCAAGAATGCAAGGGGGTTTGCTGAACTGAGACCTCTTATTCCACCAGGACAGATTGCTACTGATGGTGCTGAGACACTGCTGAGGATGAGTGTTCATTTGACCTACTAG